In a single window of the Streptococcus salivarius genome:
- a CDS encoding ABC transporter ATP-binding protein yields MIFDYIQKQIEFVKKFFKSLEYKDRKKVITFFLLSIFNNFIDFILVFLTLILFENGSDLLSKIFFISITSIIYMVLKILHSRFRCHFTDLTYTFRYSQIYKIGNEILKTDFELLQSDTEQLKIEKAYFSIFSGGNKGLEFQLNELLEGLSLAVVYILSVIVVFFFNPVYSVISILLFSISFFMISIYTKIKTKYKEFLDNNIATTNFLISQEIKKENILDTKYTRRLDKLLSKNYYLNNEYLDILKKMTRKTLIFETMEQFLPWLGLLILLLVSKQYIDYKNSLSSIMVIIMLVNYLLNQTNRLFRTLRNVYENFESVENWSQYFKDKVYPKSSIINDEFLNTFLQKDINIRFDKIYYRAKDEGDYILSDISFKITDKDKIAIVGTNGSGKTTLVNIILGLLKPSSGDIYINNQKLKYEQYKAIAKYMFSILPQENSLFNLTISENISLSDNKNDLKIYEAIDKVGLSKKISDLTKGVDSEINSQEDNNGVEFSGGERRLLLLSRVVYFQRNFGIFDEATSALDPSKESMFYDFVKNKLQHVGMIFVSHKVGSTKFSDEILVLDKGNIVQRGKHEELITSEGIYRNMFVDEDEMEEIDENNQ; encoded by the coding sequence ATGATATTTGATTACATACAAAAACAAATTGAATTTGTAAAAAAATTTTTTAAGTCTTTAGAATATAAGGATAGAAAAAAGGTAATTACTTTTTTTCTTCTTTCTATTTTTAATAACTTTATAGACTTTATCTTAGTTTTTTTGACTCTTATTTTATTTGAAAATGGTTCAGATTTACTTTCAAAGATATTCTTTATATCAATAACGTCAATTATCTATATGGTCTTAAAAATTTTACATAGTAGATTTAGATGTCATTTTACAGATTTAACTTATACTTTTAGATATTCACAAATATATAAAATAGGTAATGAAATTTTAAAGACCGACTTTGAATTGCTGCAATCAGATACTGAACAGCTAAAGATAGAAAAAGCATACTTTTCTATCTTTAGTGGTGGAAATAAAGGATTAGAATTTCAATTAAATGAACTTTTGGAAGGCTTATCGTTAGCAGTAGTTTATATTTTGAGTGTTATAGTAGTGTTTTTTTTCAATCCAGTGTATTCAGTTATATCAATTTTATTATTTTCGATAAGTTTTTTTATGATATCAATTTACACGAAAATTAAGACAAAATATAAAGAATTTCTTGATAATAATATCGCTACAACCAATTTTCTGATTTCTCAGGAAATAAAAAAAGAAAATATTTTGGATACCAAATATACTCGCAGATTAGATAAGCTCTTATCTAAAAATTATTATCTCAACAATGAGTACTTAGATATTTTAAAAAAAATGACACGAAAAACACTGATTTTCGAAACAATGGAACAGTTTTTACCCTGGTTAGGCTTATTAATATTATTATTGGTTTCTAAACAGTATATTGATTATAAAAATTCATTATCCTCAATAATGGTAATCATTATGCTTGTTAACTACCTATTAAATCAGACAAACCGACTATTTAGGACACTTCGAAATGTATATGAAAATTTTGAAAGCGTTGAAAACTGGAGTCAGTATTTTAAGGATAAAGTCTACCCGAAATCATCAATTATTAACGATGAATTTTTAAATACTTTTCTTCAGAAAGATATAAATATAAGATTTGACAAAATTTATTATCGAGCAAAAGATGAGGGAGATTATATTTTATCAGATATTTCCTTTAAGATTACGGATAAAGATAAAATAGCTATAGTAGGAACAAATGGTTCCGGAAAAACAACGTTAGTCAATATAATATTAGGGTTGCTAAAACCTTCTTCAGGAGATATTTATATTAATAACCAAAAGTTAAAGTATGAGCAATATAAAGCTATAGCTAAGTATATGTTTTCAATCTTACCACAGGAAAATAGCTTATTTAATCTAACTATTTCAGAAAATATATCTCTTTCAGATAATAAAAATGATTTAAAAATTTATGAAGCAATTGATAAAGTTGGTTTATCAAAAAAAATCAGTGATCTAACTAAAGGAGTAGATTCAGAGATCAATAGCCAAGAAGACAATAATGGAGTGGAATTTTCAGGGGGAGAAAGGAGATTATTGTTGTTGTCTAGAGTAGTATATTTTCAAAGAAATTTTGGAATCTTTGACGAAGCTACCTCTGCTTTAGATCCCTCAAAAGAGAGTATGTTTTATGACTTTGTAAAAAATAAATTGCAACATGTAGGAATGATTTTTGTTTCTCATAAAGTTGGTAGTACTAAATTTTCGGATGAAATACTGGTTTTAGATAAAGGGAATATTGTTCAACGAGGAAAGCATGAAGAATTGATAACAAGTGAGGGAATATATCGAAATATGTTTGTCGACGAAGATGAAATGGAGGAAATAGATGAAAATAACCAATAG
- a CDS encoding helix-turn-helix domain-containing protein — protein MKECKDSNNLMGKMFTDRLIKLRQARGWTKKEFSAKIGKTQQTVGKWENGSNAPTFKDLVKLVGLFGVTSDYLLGLSDSPSKYAYPPINDNKQEQVEEMFKELDEGNQDATVDFIENRLDNQHISKEIKENDLKKQTGINEERPTKRVSIYARVDAQGFELSEVPVDCLDYPVPIPVHDIALKVVGNSMEPIFLDDEVIFVMKNSILRTGDIAIVQLDSRYCVMKVCKNSENGDIILNSLNTDETAITLTRKNSCTIFGKVVLM, from the coding sequence ATGAAAGAGTGTAAGGATAGTAATAATTTAATGGGGAAAATGTTTACTGACCGATTAATTAAACTCCGACAAGCTAGAGGTTGGACTAAAAAGGAATTTAGTGCCAAAATAGGGAAAACACAACAAACCGTTGGAAAGTGGGAAAACGGAAGTAATGCCCCTACATTTAAAGATCTTGTGAAATTGGTTGGGTTATTTGGGGTGACGTCAGACTACTTACTAGGATTATCGGACTCACCAAGCAAGTATGCTTACCCACCAATTAACGACAATAAGCAAGAACAAGTAGAAGAAATGTTTAAGGAGCTTGATGAAGGAAACCAAGACGCGACTGTTGATTTCATAGAAAATCGATTAGATAATCAGCACATCTCTAAAGAAATCAAAGAAAACGACCTTAAAAAACAAACAGGCATTAACGAGGAACGACCAACAAAAAGGGTCAGTATTTATGCTAGAGTCGATGCACAAGGCTTTGAATTATCAGAAGTCCCAGTTGACTGTCTTGACTATCCTGTGCCTATTCCAGTACATGATATAGCACTTAAGGTTGTCGGTAATTCCATGGAACCTATTTTTCTCGATGATGAAGTGATATTTGTTATGAAGAACTCTATCCTCCGAACAGGTGATATCGCTATTGTACAATTAGATAGTCGGTACTGCGTAATGAAGGTATGTAAAAATAGTGAAAATGGCGACATTATTCTTAACTCGCTAAATACTGATGAGACAGCTATCACTCTTACTAGGAAGAATAGCTGTACTATCTTTGGTAAAGTTGTCCTAATGTAA
- a CDS encoding putative holin-like toxin, giving the protein MLGFGSFTIVLIGLCYKLFKDDDKK; this is encoded by the coding sequence ATTCTAGGCTTTGGTAGTTTTACAATCGTTCTAATAGGTTTATGCTACAAACTCTTTAAAGACGATGACAAAAAATAA
- a CDS encoding helix-turn-helix domain-containing protein, with amino-acid sequence MGNIISDLRQRRKLSKKTLAHDLNVDAGTIDKWENGANIRMENVIAIAEYFGVSTDDILGTR; translated from the coding sequence ATGGGAAATATTATTTCGGACTTGAGACAACGACGGAAATTGTCAAAGAAAACATTAGCTCATGACCTAAATGTCGATGCAGGGACTATTGACAAGTGGGAAAATGGAGCTAATATACGTATGGAAAACGTTATAGCTATAGCCGAGTATTTTGGTGTATCTACAGACGATATTTTAGGAACAAGATAA
- a CDS encoding ABC transporter permease, translating to MIWSITKSNIKKNFPLYRIYFLATIGLLSIFIAFLNFISDKIIAEKIEDSGQALVIANGSLLFLIVFLVVFLIYFNNFFVKKRSQDLGVLAILGFSKRELTKLLTLENLVILVLSYLVSLLLGPTLYFLAVLVITHLLDFTMEVQWFITVKEIIESLGILVVVFLINFITNGVIIAKQSLIEFVNFSKKAEKKIRIRKVRAIIAITALLLSYVLCLTTVFSSTRKMLLSVGMVPISLLIIILVILGSIFTIRYGLTFVISFLKEKKKRLYRPLSNIIYPKFNYRIATKNKLLTVLGGLLTLTVSVTGIMVMLYAYSLNGIERLTPSAIEYNVESENGQVNVTNILENGQVSLVDINLLRLNTNPEVTITESGQTIPYFDIINYSDYKELMKAQGRKNSIEGSESLPLLINYFPTEISLGKTFNLENAYDVTVKQVSTNNVFSFSTSVTTLVVSDKLYAELSSRFPEKKMTIRTFNGDSIRSSETFYNQFSTVPDVISSYSREHTVKTANIATYIFITFLSILFIICTGSILYFTSLIEIMENKEEYSYLSKLGYSKKMINRIVGYEIGILFLIPVLIGIINGSMLLIFYKYLFMDTLVAGNVIMLSLLLFLFFFLIIYGTFYLLTLRSVKSIINN from the coding sequence ATGATTTGGTCAATTACAAAATCTAACATTAAAAAGAATTTTCCGTTATATCGTATCTATTTTCTAGCTACGATCGGTTTATTAAGTATTTTTATAGCTTTTTTAAATTTTATTTCAGATAAAATCATCGCAGAAAAAATTGAGGATAGTGGTCAAGCTCTAGTTATCGCTAATGGTTCATTGTTATTTTTGATTGTATTTTTGGTGGTATTCTTAATCTACTTCAATAATTTCTTTGTAAAAAAACGCAGTCAAGACCTTGGAGTCTTAGCAATACTAGGGTTTTCAAAAAGAGAATTAACAAAATTACTAACTTTAGAAAATCTTGTTATTCTAGTTCTGAGTTACTTGGTAAGTTTATTGCTAGGACCTACTTTATATTTTTTAGCTGTACTGGTAATTACTCATCTATTGGATTTTACAATGGAAGTTCAGTGGTTTATTACAGTTAAAGAGATTATAGAGTCTTTAGGAATATTAGTCGTAGTTTTTCTGATTAATTTCATCACAAATGGAGTTATTATTGCTAAACAGTCATTGATTGAATTTGTTAATTTCTCAAAAAAGGCTGAGAAAAAAATCAGGATAAGAAAAGTCAGAGCTATTATTGCTATTACCGCATTATTATTGTCATATGTTTTATGTTTGACGACAGTGTTTTCATCCACACGAAAGATGCTATTAAGCGTAGGGATGGTACCAATTTCTCTTTTGATAATTATCTTAGTTATTTTAGGCTCAATTTTTACAATCAGATATGGATTGACTTTTGTAATTTCTTTCTTAAAAGAAAAGAAAAAAAGGTTATATCGTCCTCTCTCTAATATTATCTATCCTAAATTTAACTATCGTATTGCGACAAAAAATAAATTATTAACAGTCTTGGGGGGGCTTTTAACACTAACCGTTTCAGTTACTGGAATTATGGTAATGCTTTATGCTTATTCTCTTAATGGAATAGAAAGATTGACTCCATCTGCGATAGAATATAATGTTGAATCAGAAAATGGTCAAGTCAATGTTACAAATATTTTAGAGAATGGGCAAGTGAGTTTAGTTGATATTAACCTATTGAGATTGAACACTAACCCAGAAGTGACTATCACAGAATCTGGGCAAACAATTCCTTATTTTGATATAATTAATTACAGTGATTATAAAGAGTTAATGAAAGCTCAAGGAAGAAAAAATTCTATTGAAGGTAGTGAGTCACTACCATTGTTAATAAATTATTTTCCAACAGAAATTAGCCTAGGGAAAACCTTTAATTTGGAAAATGCATACGATGTTACTGTAAAACAAGTATCAACGAATAATGTTTTTAGTTTTTCTACAAGTGTCACGACTCTGGTGGTTTCTGATAAATTATATGCTGAGCTTAGTTCTCGTTTTCCAGAGAAAAAAATGACAATTAGGACTTTTAATGGAGATTCAATTAGGTCAAGCGAAACATTTTACAATCAGTTTAGTACGGTTCCTGATGTTATCAGTAGTTATAGTAGGGAACACACAGTAAAGACTGCTAATATTGCGACTTATATCTTTATAACCTTCCTATCCATACTCTTTATTATTTGTACAGGTAGTATTCTATACTTTACAAGCCTCATAGAAATCATGGAAAATAAAGAAGAATATAGCTATCTGAGTAAGTTAGGTTATAGTAAGAAAATGATTAATCGGATTGTCGGATATGAAATAGGTATACTTTTCCTTATTCCTGTATTAATTGGGATAATAAATGGTAGTATGTTGCTTATTTTCTATAAATATTTATTTATGGATACATTGGTTGCAGGCAATGTTATAATGCTATCTTTGTTGCTTTTTCTGTTTTTCTTTTTGATAATATATGGCACATTTTATTTATTGACATTGCGGTCAGTGAAATCAATAATAAACAATTAA
- a CDS encoding response regulator yields the protein MKILLIDDHKLFAKSIQLLCQQYDEVDVIDTITSNFNDVTIDLSKYDIILLDINLTNISKENGLEIAEELIQSTPNLKVVMLTGYVKSIYEERAKTIGAYGFVDKNIDPKQLISILKKVDSGKKYFEQIESQDYVEALTDREIVILNLSKKGLSVKDIEETLQISRRTVFNHLNHIYSKLLVNNKQEAIYKAEQLGYFMDF from the coding sequence ATGAAGATTTTATTAATTGATGACCATAAACTATTTGCAAAGAGTATCCAACTGTTATGCCAACAGTATGATGAGGTAGATGTTATAGATACAATTACTTCTAATTTTAACGATGTGACGATTGATTTATCTAAATACGATATTATTTTACTTGATATTAATTTAACAAATATTTCTAAAGAGAATGGATTGGAGATAGCGGAGGAACTCATACAGTCTACTCCTAACTTGAAAGTTGTTATGCTGACAGGATATGTTAAGTCAATCTATGAAGAGAGAGCAAAAACAATAGGGGCATACGGTTTTGTAGATAAAAATATAGACCCTAAACAACTCATCTCTATCTTAAAAAAAGTGGATTCTGGGAAAAAGTATTTTGAACAAATTGAATCTCAGGATTATGTTGAAGCTTTAACTGACCGAGAAATAGTAATCTTAAATTTGAGTAAGAAAGGTCTCTCTGTTAAAGATATAGAGGAAACGTTACAAATTAGTAGGAGAACAGTATTTAATCATTTGAATCATATCTATTCAAAACTTCTAGTAAATAATAAGCAAGAGGCTATCTACAAAGCTGAGCAATTAGGGTATTTTATGGACTTCTGA
- a CDS encoding ThiF family adenylyltransferase, with amino-acid sequence MQLKYNIYYKIEIDKLVIYQLLPEYRKFIISGNMETLKNYYHVLEDLDAGDCELSSDHPLINFLISKSMVMMQNIVHKDNDPFKRQLETFEAWDTKDILPEKYQERLAHSNVLVIGVGGLGTPIVNMLCNIGIGKIVVADDDIIEISNLSRQFLYSFEDVGKSKVEVISSKLNKRKLSEIIPFNEKVKADNVGEIIRKYDINLITGIDISESSERMQLIDKIADLKIPLVCVSEHSVGPLVENKIEFYKFKKFVSMKFPLQQDYLKKRLIKKKREMHPSIITDLSMVAALCVEDIYRYLSKLSKPRLLGNVYSLNPITFNYDIYEITDT; translated from the coding sequence ATGCAGTTAAAATATAATATTTATTATAAAATTGAAATTGATAAACTGGTTATTTATCAGTTGCTACCTGAATATAGGAAGTTTATCATTTCAGGTAATATGGAAACTTTAAAAAATTATTACCATGTTTTAGAAGATCTTGATGCTGGAGACTGTGAGTTAAGTAGCGATCACCCATTAATCAACTTTTTGATTTCAAAGTCCATGGTAATGATGCAAAATATAGTTCATAAGGATAACGATCCATTTAAACGTCAGCTTGAAACTTTTGAGGCGTGGGATACAAAGGATATTTTGCCAGAGAAATATCAAGAGCGATTAGCTCACAGTAATGTACTGGTAATTGGTGTTGGGGGGCTAGGTACACCAATTGTCAATATGCTTTGCAATATAGGTATAGGGAAGATAGTTGTTGCAGATGATGATATAATCGAAATCTCAAATTTATCTCGGCAGTTTTTATACTCATTTGAGGATGTAGGAAAAAGTAAGGTTGAAGTAATATCAAGTAAATTAAATAAAAGGAAACTGAGTGAAATTATCCCCTTTAATGAAAAAGTAAAAGCTGATAATGTGGGGGAAATTATTAGAAAATATGATATAAATTTAATTACGGGAATTGATATATCAGAATCTAGTGAAAGAATGCAACTAATTGACAAAATAGCTGATTTAAAGATTCCTTTAGTTTGTGTCAGTGAACATAGCGTTGGCCCGTTAGTTGAAAATAAAATTGAGTTTTACAAATTTAAAAAATTTGTTTCCATGAAATTTCCATTACAGCAAGATTACCTTAAAAAAAGGTTAATAAAAAAGAAAAGAGAAATGCATCCAAGTATTATAACTGATCTGTCAATGGTTGCTGCATTATGTGTTGAAGATATTTATAGATATCTGTCAAAGTTGTCAAAACCAAGACTCTTGGGGAATGTGTACTCATTAAATCCTATAACCTTTAACTACGATATCTATGAAATAACTGATACCTAA
- a CDS encoding ATP-binding cassette domain-containing protein: MKITNSNYYKLIIYILKKEPRYSIFSFLVVITDMISNLGRLGLISWFISVLVNRQHIFFRQLIYFSIVILMFEFVRVLIRQLHIIGGKKIDDSILNRTIENVLRKDPHTIISENLDNKLNQYRFNQTYIGGVSNNFQHFVNLIFFSLNIIIYLFAFGYLLFKLWSVPIFFISIVVLIFGIIIIFVRDLNHKVAVEEQKNLFEQILGVEERRNSFIYNIINNYPIYNVIKTFSREKFFSKKYFLLNEKGLDDSIEYKHNNDKKSRLFYKFQIILFIVIYLLLILNIAINLNLLVVIPIYIGMATQFVMSSTQAFQSLESINRIEPYISSVTDFIEPTVNSQTMVDIHEISSIEFKNVSFKPEESRNNILENVNVKIEDITTFSKIALVGENGSGKSTFIKLLLGIYRPTEGCILINGEDVASISFDSMIKKIGILPQEFSFFAGTIEENLAVNKDIQIDKFKYLLDNISKEENLTNRLDNQIASLSEDNQNLSGGEKQRLALARILLDSKKDFFILDEPTSAFDRRSEKNFFQNLKELVSNKTVLVVTHNLSEIEDFDRVLFIKKDGSIIDSSISNIYDAEEFNLLLNKDISNRKLTN, from the coding sequence ATGAAAATAACCAATAGTAACTATTATAAATTAATAATTTATATCTTAAAAAAAGAACCTAGGTATTCTATCTTCTCCTTTTTAGTAGTTATAACTGATATGATAAGCAATTTGGGGAGACTGGGTTTAATTAGTTGGTTTATCAGTGTTTTGGTTAACAGGCAGCATATTTTTTTTAGACAGCTTATTTATTTTAGTATAGTAATTTTGATGTTCGAATTTGTGCGTGTATTGATTCGACAGCTACATATAATTGGAGGTAAAAAGATAGACGATTCAATTTTGAATAGAACGATAGAGAATGTACTAAGAAAAGACCCACATACAATTATTAGTGAAAATCTTGATAATAAATTAAATCAGTATAGATTTAATCAGACTTACATTGGTGGAGTTAGTAATAATTTTCAGCATTTCGTTAATTTAATCTTCTTTTCATTAAATATTATAATATATTTATTTGCTTTCGGATATTTGTTATTTAAATTATGGAGTGTACCTATTTTTTTCATCTCAATAGTTGTCCTTATATTCGGAATCATTATTATTTTTGTTAGAGATTTGAACCATAAAGTAGCGGTTGAGGAACAGAAGAATTTATTTGAACAAATATTAGGAGTAGAAGAGAGAAGGAATTCCTTCATTTATAATATAATAAATAATTACCCTATTTATAATGTAATTAAGACATTTTCAAGGGAAAAATTTTTCTCAAAAAAATACTTTTTACTTAATGAAAAAGGACTAGATGATTCAATAGAATACAAACATAATAATGATAAGAAATCAAGATTATTTTATAAATTTCAGATAATATTATTTATTGTAATTTATCTTCTCCTAATTTTAAATATAGCTATAAATTTAAATCTATTAGTTGTTATACCAATTTATATTGGTATGGCTACACAATTTGTAATGAGTAGTACTCAAGCTTTTCAGTCATTAGAGAGCATCAATAGAATCGAGCCTTATATATCAAGTGTCACTGATTTTATAGAACCTACAGTAAATAGTCAAACTATGGTTGATATACATGAAATATCTAGTATAGAGTTCAAAAATGTTAGTTTTAAGCCTGAAGAATCAAGGAATAACATTCTTGAGAATGTTAATGTAAAGATTGAGGATATCACTACTTTTTCAAAAATTGCATTAGTTGGTGAAAATGGTTCTGGGAAATCCACATTTATTAAGTTGCTTCTGGGGATATATAGGCCAACTGAAGGGTGTATTTTAATAAATGGTGAAGACGTAGCTTCAATTTCTTTCGATTCGATGATAAAAAAAATTGGTATTTTACCACAGGAATTCTCATTTTTTGCTGGAACAATAGAAGAAAACTTAGCAGTGAATAAAGATATTCAAATAGATAAGTTCAAATATCTTTTAGATAATATTTCAAAAGAGGAAAACTTAACTAACCGCTTGGATAATCAGATAGCATCATTATCTGAGGATAATCAGAATCTAAGTGGAGGAGAAAAGCAGAGACTAGCACTTGCTCGAATACTATTAGATTCTAAGAAAGATTTTTTTATATTAGATGAACCAACTTCAGCTTTTGATCGAAGAAGTGAAAAAAATTTTTTTCAAAATCTAAAGGAATTGGTCTCAAATAAAACAGTTTTAGTAGTGACACATAATTTAAGTGAAATCGAAGATTTTGATAGAGTATTATTTATTAAAAAAGATGGGAGCATAATTGATTCCAGTATTTCAAATATTTATGACGCTGAAGAATTTAATCTTTTATTAAATAAAGATATTTCGAATAGAAAGTTAACAAACTAA
- a CDS encoding IS110 family transposase — MEVMIETCCGIDVHQKSIVCCILDGPLESNKPKKIQKKFGTTTIALQNALDWLLENHVTHVFFESTGQYWVPLFNIFSDSELNLILANPQHIKNVPGRKTDMKDAEWIAQLGRCGLIEPSYIPSPEVMQLRLLTRRLRSYKQRQTQIKNEIHNLLQRANIKLTSYLSDIFSKTGQSLLTLFINGELIDYDNVTACIHKHVKASPEELMEAMNGKLSLEDRFLLEQSLEEYQLYQKLMNKLRSEIIAYIEKEFP, encoded by the coding sequence ATGGAAGTTATGATTGAAACTTGTTGTGGAATTGATGTCCACCAAAAGTCTATCGTTTGTTGTATTCTAGATGGTCCACTAGAAAGCAATAAACCTAAAAAGATTCAGAAAAAATTTGGTACAACAACTATAGCTCTCCAAAACGCCTTAGATTGGTTATTGGAAAATCACGTCACACATGTCTTTTTTGAAAGCACTGGCCAATATTGGGTACCACTCTTTAATATATTCTCAGACTCAGAACTCAATTTGATATTAGCTAACCCCCAACATATCAAGAATGTGCCTGGTCGAAAAACAGACATGAAAGATGCCGAATGGATTGCACAGCTCGGACGTTGTGGACTTATTGAGCCATCTTACATTCCAAGCCCTGAAGTGATGCAGTTACGTTTACTCACTCGTAGGTTACGTTCTTACAAACAACGTCAAACTCAAATAAAGAATGAGATTCATAACCTCTTACAACGTGCTAATATCAAACTAACCAGCTATCTTTCTGATATCTTCTCTAAGACAGGACAGTCTCTTTTAACGCTCTTTATCAATGGGGAACTCATTGATTATGACAATGTGACAGCTTGTATTCACAAGCATGTCAAAGCAAGTCCCGAAGAATTAATGGAGGCCATGAATGGGAAGTTGTCACTGGAGGATCGATTTCTCTTGGAGCAAAGCCTAGAAGAATATCAATTGTATCAAAAACTCATGAATAAATTAAGGAGTGAAATAATAGCTTATATCGAAAAGGAGTTTCCCTGA
- a CDS encoding IS110 family transposase — translation MIPGVSETCAATILAEIGPDVKAFQSDAHLASWAGLCPGSYESAGIKKSSHITQGNRYIKQALTMSGLIAAHSKDNAFSSFYSKISQRGSKMKAVIACAHKLLRIIYKILATHQEYDKEKVLGLRQQF, via the coding sequence ATGATTCCTGGTGTGAGTGAAACTTGTGCAGCCACTATTTTAGCTGAGATTGGACCAGATGTGAAGGCTTTTCAATCAGACGCACACTTAGCTTCTTGGGCTGGGCTCTGCCCAGGATCTTATGAAAGTGCTGGCATTAAAAAATCCTCACATATCACGCAAGGAAATCGATATATCAAACAGGCTTTGACCATGTCGGGATTGATTGCGGCTCACTCTAAAGACAATGCGTTTTCATCTTTTTATAGCAAAATTTCCCAAAGAGGAAGTAAGATGAAAGCCGTCATTGCTTGCGCACATAAGCTGCTTCGTATCATTTACAAAATTCTCGCAACACACCAAGAATACGACAAAGAAAAAGTGCTAGGACTGAGGCAACAGTTCTAA
- a CDS encoding ABC transporter ATP-binding protein: MKQLVLKDVCKKYPNQLNYALDHINLIVEKGEFVAVMGRSGSGKTTLLNVTSIIDKIDSGNIYCADKEISTFSDKEATNFRKNDIGFVFQDYMLLDSLTIRENISVALSLKNVDSSKIDDLINSYAKRFNLYEQLKKYPYQLSGGQRQRVSIIRAIIKDPEIIFADEPTGALDLKSSEETMMILSEINKTEKVTILMVTHDVLSASYADRVILLKDGKLHMEIDKKDCGESFYDVISQALSDRGE; the protein is encoded by the coding sequence ATGAAACAATTAGTATTAAAAGATGTTTGCAAAAAATATCCCAATCAACTGAATTATGCTCTAGACCATATCAATTTGATTGTGGAAAAAGGAGAATTTGTAGCTGTCATGGGGCGTAGCGGTAGTGGGAAAACGACGCTTTTAAATGTTACTTCAATTATTGATAAAATTGATAGTGGGAATATTTATTGTGCGGATAAAGAGATTAGCACATTCTCTGATAAGGAGGCAACTAATTTTAGAAAAAATGATATTGGTTTTGTTTTTCAAGATTATATGCTGTTAGACAGTCTAACCATTAGGGAGAATATTTCTGTTGCTTTGTCTCTAAAAAATGTTGATTCTTCAAAGATTGATGATTTGATAAATAGCTATGCAAAAAGATTTAATTTATATGAGCAGTTGAAAAAATACCCTTATCAACTTTCTGGAGGTCAAAGACAGAGGGTCAGTATTATCAGAGCAATCATTAAAGACCCAGAAATTATTTTTGCTGACGAACCAACAGGAGCACTTGACTTGAAATCTTCTGAGGAAACAATGATGATTTTGAGTGAAATCAATAAAACGGAAAAGGTAACTATTCTAATGGTTACTCATGATGTTTTATCAGCTTCTTATGCCGACAGAGTTATACTCCTCAAAGATGGGAAACTTCACATGGAGATTGATAAAAAAGATTGTGGAGAGTCGTTTTACGATGTAATTAGTCAAGCTTTATCCGATAGAGGAGAGTAA